One segment of Macrotis lagotis isolate mMagLag1 chromosome 1, bilby.v1.9.chrom.fasta, whole genome shotgun sequence DNA contains the following:
- the RBPJL gene encoding recombining binding protein suppressor of hairless-like protein: MDPPGGTDPPLSPGPLTHLGSLERSEDQRREETDCPSPLSCWNSSRSPSEPSALLRDRDRVRRCLQMQTEQTVRILHAKVAQKSYGSEKRFFCPPPCIYLMGPGWRLKPEQGQANESGESGCTVCGYMGLDGGSTETQKLSFEEQPDSREFACAKALYISDSDKRKHFRLVLRLVFRGGQELGTFHSRLIKVISKPSQKKQSLKNTDLCISSGSKVSLFNRLRSQTVSTRYLSVEGGAFIASARQWAAFTLHLADDHRPRGEFPLQEGYVRYGSLVQLVCTVTGITLPPMIIRKVAKQCALLDVDEPISQLHKCAFQFPGGGPGGNAYLCLAMEKIVQFQASPCPKEANRALLNDSSCWTIIGTESVEFSFSTSLTCPQEPVTPVPLISTLELSGGGDVATLELLGENFHAGLKVWFGDVEAETMYRNPRSLVCVVPDVAAFGSAWRWLRTPITVPVSLVRTDGLLYSSAFSFTYTPEQSGQPTPSRAPEPPPDADALLESIHHEFTRTNFHLFIQS, from the exons ATGGATCCCCCGGGAGGAACGG ACCCTCCGCTGTCCCCAGGGCCCCTCACTCACCTGGGCAGTCTAGAGAGGTCCGAGGATCAGAGACGAGAAGAAACAGACTGTCCGAGTCCCTTGTCCTGCTGGAACAG TTCTAGATCACCCTCAGAGCCATCAGCCCTCCTGAGAGACAGAGATCGGGTAAGAAGATGTCTCCAGATGCAGACTGAACAGACAGTGAGGATCCTACATGCCAAAGTGGCCCAGAAGTCCTATGGAAGCGAGAAGAG GTTCTTCTGTCCACCACCCTGCATTTATCTCATGGGCCCAGGCTGGAGGTTGAAACCAGAACAGGGGCAAG CAAATGAGTCTGGAGAAAGTGGCTGCACAGTCTGCGGTTATATGGGATTGGACGGAGGTTCCACAGAGACACAAAAGCTGAGCTTTGAGGAGCAACCAGATTCTAGA GAATTTGCCTGCGCCAAAGCTCTATATATCTCGGACTCGGACAAGAGGAAGCACTTCCGGTTGGTGTTAAGGCTGGTGTTTCGAGGAGGCCAAGAGCTAGGTACCTTCCACAGTCGTCTCATCAAGGTCATCTCCAAGCCATCTCAGAAGAAACAGTCCCTGAAGAATACAGACC TATGCATCTCCTCTGGATCCAAGGTGTCCCTCTTCAACCGTCTTAGATCGCAGACTGTCTCCACCCGATACCTCTCTGTGGAGGGTGGTGCATTCATCGCCAGTGCCCGCCAATGGGCAGCCTTCACCCTGCATCTGG ctGATGATCATCGACCCCGGGGAGAATTCCCTCTCCAAGAAGGTTATGTCCGCTATGGTTCTCTAGTACAGCTGGTCTGCACAGTTACAGGCATCACACTGCCCCCCATG ATCATCCGCAAAGTTGCCAAACAATGTGCACTCCTGGATGTGGATGAACCAATCTCCCAGTTGCATAAATGTGCTTTCCAGTTCCCAGGTGGGGGACCAGGAGGTAATGCCTACTTGTGTCTTGCCATGGAAAAGATTGTTCAGTTCCAG GCTTCACCCTGTCCCAAGGAAGCAAATCGGGCACTGCTGAATGACAGCTCATGTTGGACCATCATTGGCACCGAGTCAGTGGAGTTCTCCTTCAGCACTAGCCTTACCTGTCCCCAGGAGCCTGTCACCCCAGTGCCCCTCATCAGTACCTTAGAG CTTAGTGGTGGGGGTGATGTGGCAACCCTGGAGCTACTGGGTGAGAATTTCCATGCAGGACTCAAGGTGTGGTTTGGTGATGTGGAGGCTGAGACCATGTACAG GAATCCCCGGTCTCTGGTATGTGTGGTACCCGATGTGGCAGCTTTTGGTAGTGCCTGGAGGTGGCTTCGAACCCCCATTACAGTACCAGTGAGCCTAGTCCGTACTGATGGGCTGTTGTATTCCAGTGCCTTCTCCTTCACCTATACTCCAGAGCAGAGTGGCCAGCCAACCCCCTCAAGAGCTCCTGAACCACCTCCTGATGCAGATGCCCTCTTAGAAAGCATCCACCATGAATTTACACGCACCAATTTCCACCTCTTCATTCAGAGCTAG